AACAAGGTAGCCGTATCGGAAGGTGCGGCTGGATCACCTCCTTTCTAAGGATATTTTCGGAATACAAACCTTGGGTTTGTAAGATTACGTTTTGCGTTCAGTTTTGAAGGTTCATCATTACGATGAAATACTTCAAAACTGTGCTCCTGTCGCTACGCTTTCGTCGCAAATTTGCGAAGAAGTAGAAACAGGTAGTGAATTTGTTCTTTGAAAACTGGATAAAACGACATTGAAATTGTAACAAACACATTTATTTTTTAAATTAAGTTTTTAGGCTTAATAACTAGGTTAAGTTATTAAGGGCGCACGGCGAATGCCTTGGCACTAGGAGCCGAAGAAGGACGGCACTAACACCGATATGCTTCGGGGAGCTGTAAGTGAGCTTTGATCCGGAGATTTCCGAATGGGGGAACCCACTACGTTTAATCGCGTAGTATCTTGACGTGAATACATAGCGTCTTGAAGGCAGACCCAGGGAACTGAAACATCTAAGTACCTGGAGGAAGAGAAAGAAAAATCGATTCCCTGAGTAGCGGCGAGCGAAACGGGAAGAGCCCAAACCAAGAGGCTTGCCTCTTGGGGTTGTAGGACACTCTATACGGAGTTACAAAGGAATGAGTTAGATGAAGCGACTTGGAAAGGTCCGCCAGAGCAGGTAAAAGCCCTGTAGTCGAAAGTTCATTCCCTCCAGAGTGGATCCTGAGTACGGCGGAACACGTGAAATTCCGTCGGAATCCGGGAGGACCATCTCCCAAGGCTAAATACTACCTAGTGACCGATAGTGAACCAGTACCGTGAGGGAAAGGTGAAAAGCACCCCGGGAGGGGAGTGAAAGAGATCCTGAAACCGTGTGCCTACAAGTAGTTAGAGCCCGTTAATGGGTGATAGCGTGCCTTTTGTAGAATGAACCGGCGAGTTACGATTACGTGCGAGGTTAAGCTTTAGAAGGCGGAGCCGCAGCGAAAGCGAGTCTGAATAGGGCGAATTAGTACGTGGTCGTAGACCCGAAACCAGGTGATCTACCCATGTCCAGGGTGAAGGTGAGGTAACACTTACTGGAGGCCCGAACCCACGCACGTTGAAAAGTGCGGGGATGAGGTGTGGGTAGCGGAGAAATTCCAATCGAACTTGGAGATAGCTGGTTCTCTCCGAAATAGCTTTAGGGCTAGCCTCGTGATGAGAATACTGGAGGTAGAGCACTGTTTGGACTAGGGGGCCATCCCGGTTTACCGAATTCAGACAAACTCCGAATGCCAGATATTTATACACGGGAGTCAGACTGCGAGTGATAAGATCCGTAGTCAAAAGGGAAACAGCCCAGACCACCAGCTAAGGTCCCAAAGTAATCGTTAAGTGGAAAAGGATGTGGCGTTGCACAGACAACCAGGATGTTGGCTTAGAAGCAGCCATCATTTAAAGAGTGCGTAATAGCTCACTGGTCGAGTGACGCTGCGCCGAAAATGTATCGGGGCTAAACGATTCACCGAAGCTGTGGATTGACATCTACGATGTCAGTGGTAGGAGAGCGTTCTAAGTGCGTTGAAGTCAGACCGGAAGGACTGGTGGAGCGCTTAGAAGTGAGAATGCCGGTATGAGTAGCGAAAGACGGGTGAGAATCCCGTCCACCGTATGACTAAGGTTTCCTGAGGAAGGCTCGTCCGCTCAGGGTTAGTCGGGACCTAAGCCGAGGCCGATAGGCGTAGGCGATGGACAACAGGTTGATATTCCTGTACCACCTCCTCACCGTTTGAGAAATGGGGGGACGCAGTAGGATAGGGTAAGCGCGCCGTTGGTTGTGCGCGTCCAAGCAGTAAGGCGTGTGTGTAGGCAAATCCGCACACTGTAACGTTGAGCTGTGATGGCGAGTCCGTATGGACGAAGTTCCTGATTTCACACTGCCAAGAAAAGCCTCTATCGAGGTGAGAGGTGCCCGTACCGCAAACCGACACAGGTAGTCGAGGAGAGAATCCTAAGGTGTGCGAGAGAACTCTCGTTAAGGAACTCGGCAAAATGACCCCGTAACTTCGGGAGAAGGGGTGCTCTTGAGCGTGCAAGCGCATGAGAGCCGCAGTGAATAGGCCCAGGCGACTGTTTAGCAAAAACACAGGTCTCTGCAAAACCGTAAGGTGACGTATAGGGGCTGACGCCTGCCCGGTGCTGGAAGGTTAAGAGGAGTGGTTAGCGCAAGCGAAGCTGCGAATTGAAGCCCCAGTAAACGGCGGCCGTAACTATAACGGTCCTAAGGTAGCGAAATTCCTTGTCGGGTAAGTTCCGACCCGCACGAAAGGCGTAACGATCTGGGCACTGTCTCAACGAGAGACTCGGTGAAATTATAGTACCTGTGAAGATGCAGGTTACCCGCGACAGGACGGAAAGACCCCGTGGAGCTTTACTGTAGCCTGATATTGAATTTTGGTACAACTTGTACAGGATAGGTAGGAGCCAGAGATCTCGGAGCGCCAGCTTCGAAGGAGGCGTCGGTGGGATACTACCCTGGTTGTATTGAAATTCTAACCCATGCCCCTTAGCGGGGCAGGAGACAGTGTCAGGCGGACAGTTTGACTGGGGCGGTCGCCTCCTAAAAGGTAACGGAGGCGCCCAAAGGTTCCCTCAGAATGGTTGGAAATCATTCGTAGAGTGTAAAGGCACAAGGGAGCTTGACTGCGAGACCTACAAGTCGAGCAGGGTCGAAAGACGGGCTTAGTGATCCGGTGGTTCCGCATGGAAGGGCCATCGCTCAACGGATAAAAGCTACCCCGGGGATAACAGGCTTATCTCCCCCAAGAGTCCACATCGACGGGGAGGTTTGGCACCTCGATGTCGGCTCATCGCATCCTGGGGCTGTAGTCGGTCCCAAGGGTTGGGCTGTTCGCCCATTAAAGCGGTACGCGAGCTGGGTTCAGAACGTCGTGAGACAGTTCGGTCCCTATCCGTCGTGGGCGTAGGAAATTTGAGAGGAGCTGTCCTTAGTACGAGAGGACCGGGATGGACACACCGCTGGTGTACCAGTTGTCTTGCCAAAGGCATCGCTGGGTAGCTATGTGTGGACGGGATAAGTGCTGAAAGCATCTAAGCATGAAGCCCCCCTCAAGATGAGATTTCCCATTACGCAAGTAAGTAAGATCCCTCAAAGACGATGAGGTAGATAGGTTCGAGGTGGAAGTGTGGTGACACATGGAGCTGACGAATACTAATCGATCGAGGACTTAACCAAAAAAGTTTGAAACATTCAATGAACGTTTATCCAGTTTTGAGAGAACGAGTTCTTTCAACTGAATAAGTGAAGTGATGATGGCAAAGAGGTCACACCCGTTCCCATATCGAACACGGAAGTTAAGCTCTTTAGCGCCGATGGTAGTTGGGGGCTTCCCCCTGTGAGAGTAGGACGTCGCTTCGCTTATTTTTTATGTGGAGGATTAGCTCAGCTGGGAGAGCATCTGCCTTACAAGCAGAGGGTCGGCGGTTCGAGCCCGTCATCCTCCACCATTTATTTATTATGAAATTACTATTATCGCGGGGTGGAGCAGTGGTAGCTCGTCGGGCTCATAACCCGAAGGTCACAGGTTCAAATCCTGTCTCCGCAACCAAATAAAATTAAGGTCCCGTGGTGTAGCGGTTAACATGCCTGCCTGTCACGCAGGAGATCGCCGGTTCGATCCCGGTCGGGACCGTCCTTATTTGCCGGTGTAGCTCAGTTGGTAGAGCAACTGACTTGTAATCAGTAGGTCGTGGGTTCGACTCCTATCGCCGGCACCATCCCTTGGAGGGGTAGCGAAGTGGCTAAACGCGGCGGACTGTAAATCCGCTCCTTAGGGTTCGGCGGTTCGAATCCGTCCCCCTCCACCAGCTCTTTATTCAATAGGGGCATAGTTCAACGGTAGAATAGAGGTCTCCAAAACCTTTGGTGTGGGTTCGATTCCTACTGCCCCTGCCAAATTTTTTAGGTTAGACTACTGTTATATTACATATGGCGGTTGTGGCGAAGTGGTTAACGCATCGGATTGTGGTTCCGACATTCGTGGGTTCGATTCCCATCAGTCGCCCCATAATAAAATATTGGGGTATAGCCAAGCGGTAAGGCAACGGATTTTGATTCCGTCATGCCTAGGTTCGAATCCTAGTACCCCAGCCATTTATTTCTTAATATGAGCCATTAGCTCAGTTGGTAGAGCATCTGACTTTTAATCAGAGGGTCGAAGGTTCGAGTCCTTCATGGCTCATCATATTTGCGGGTGTGGCGGAATTGGCAGACGCACTAGACTTAGGATCTAGCGCCGCAAGGCGTGGGGGTTCGACTCCCTTCACCCGCATCATCTATATTTCAAATTTATAATTGCCAGAATAAATAATCTTATGCACATGCGGAAGTAGTTCAGTGGTAGAACACCACCTTGCCAAGGTGGGGGTCGCGAGTTCGAACCTCGTCTTCCGCTCCAAATGTGCCGGGGTGGCGGAACTGGCAGACGCACAGGACTTAAAATCCTGCGGTAGGTGACTACCGTGCCGGTTCGATTCCGGCCCTCGGCACCATTTTTAATATTTAGCGCCCGTAGCTCAATTGGATAGAGCGTCTGACTACGGATCAGAAGGTTGTGGGTTCGACTCCTGCCGGGCGCGCCAATAAATGAACGGAATGTAGCTCAGCTTGGTAGAGCACTTGGTTTGGGACCAAGGGGTCGTAGGTTCGAATCCTGTCATTCCGACCATCTTTTTAAAAAATGGGGCCTTAGCTCAGCTGGGAGAGCGCCTGCCTTGCACGCAGGAGGTCAGCGGTTCGATCCCGCTAGGCTCCACCATAATTGTTTCATTCCGGAGGTATACCCAAGTCTGGCTGAAGGGATCGGTCTTGAAAACCGACAGGCGGGTAACACCGCGCGGGGGTTCGAATCCCTCTACCTCCTCCATTTTCCGGGTCAGTAGCTCAGTTGGTAGAGCATTAGATTGAAGCTCTAAGTGTCGGCGGTTCGATTCCGTCCTGACCCATCCTTTTTGCGGGTGTAGTTTAATGGTAAAACCTCAGCCTTCCAAGCTGATGTCGTGAGTTCGATTCTCATCACCCGCTCCAAGAGGGGCCTATAGCTCAGCTGGTTAGAGCGCACGCCTGATAAGCGTGAGGTCGATGGTTCGAGTCCATTTAGGCCCATTATAAAGATATTCCGAAGTAGCTCAGTTGGTAGTAGCACCTGACTGTTAATCAGGTTGTCGCAGGTTCGAGTCCTGCCTTCGGAGCCACGGCCCCTTGGTCAAGCGGTTAAGACACCGCCCTTTCACGGCGGTAACACGGGTTCGAATCCCGTAGGGGTCATCAAGCATGTAGCATATTGTTGCTACATGCTTTTTTGTGTTTTTAAGTATTTAATTATTATCACTAAGGCATTCAGTATTGCGTAAATCATCTAACTTTTAATTTTTCGTTTAAATTTGAACAAAGTATTTCATATATAAAAGATGTATGTTTTCTTACGGATTTTTTCGTGGTGAATTGTATGCTGTTCATCTAATATGGGGATAGATGGAGGAAAACGACATGAATTTACAAGAGATACAACGTTTTTTAGCACTTTATCAATTGGAACAAAATGAGTCGGAACAATGGCTTACAAATAGATTACAGCAAGTTGTCACAGAGGGCGCATATACTCCTACAACGGAAGAGCTTACTTTTGGCGCGAGAGTAGCATGGCGTAATAGTAATAAATGTATTGGGAGATTATTTTGGCAATCACTTCATGTTGAGGATGCACGTGAGGTTTTAGATGAGCATGCTATTTTTGAGAAATTACTTCACCATATTCAATATGCAACAAATGGTGGTAAGATTCGCCCGACTATAACGGTATTTGCCTCTGATAGAGTAAAAATATGGAATCATCAGCTTATACGTTATGCAGGTTATGAAACAGAAGCAGGGATTATTGGTGATCCCCATTCGGTGGCATTTACTAAAGTGTGTGAATCACTTGGTTGGCAGGGAGCAAGAACACCATTTGATGTGCTACCACTTGTGATCCAAGTAGATGGCCGTAAACCGCAATGGTTTCCAATCCCGAGTGGTGATGTATTAGAGGTTGCGATTCGTCACCCTGAACATCCTAAGGTAGGAGAACTAGGAATGAAGTGGTATGCGGTGCCAATTATATCGAGCATGCGCTTTCAAATGGCGGGTATTGACTTTCAGGCAGCCCCCTTTAATGGCTGGTATATGGGGACAGAAATTGGAGCACGGAATTTAGCTGATCATGACCGTTATGATATGTTACCGAAGATAGCAGAAATTTTTAATCTTGATACAACAAAGCAAGCATCTCTTTGGCGTGATCGTGCGCTAGTAGAATTAAATATTGCTGTTCTTCATTCCTTTAAAGAAGATGGCGTAAGTATTGTTGATCATCATACCGCAGCACAGCAATTTAAGCTATTTGAAGAAGCAGAGCACAAGGCAGGGCGCGATTTAACAGGCAACTGGACTTGGTTGATTCCACCATTATCGCCTGCAACGACACATATTTTCCATAAGCCGTATGTAAATGTCTATCATACACCTAATTATTTTTACCAAAAACCCCCATACTAATGATAAAGAGGCAGCTCATTGTAGAAAATGAACTGCCTCTTATTAATTGATATATTCATTTTTAGAAGCTCTAAATGAACAGAAGAAGAGTAGAGCTGTAACGGCAACAAATAGCCACCCAGCGATATTCCAGCCGCCAAATAAATCATGTAAATAGCCAAATAAAATTGGACCGACTGCGGCTAATAAATAACCTAAGGATTGTGCAAAGCCAGATAAATCTGCCGCCTCAAAAGCCGTACGTGTACGTAATGTAAAGAACATCATGGCAAGTGCAAATGAAGCCCCACCTGCTAAGCCAAGCAATATCATCCACAACACAGCAAAACTAGTCCATTCCATCACAACGCCTGTAAAACCAATGATATAAAATGCTGTAAACATTAAAACGAGTGGTCGCTGGGATGTCATTTTGCTAGCGATTATAGGCACAACTAATGCCATGGGCACTTGTGAGATTTGCATGATGGAAAACATCCAACCCGCACGATCCGCGGCTACGCCTTGTGCAATATAAATTTCAGGAATCCAAGCTGCGGTAGTATAAAATAATAACGATTGTAGTCCCATTGCCCCGGTAACTGCCCAAGTAACTGGTGATTTCCACAACGGTATACGCGCTTTTGTAGAGATTACAGTTGATTCGGGCTTATTAAATTTTAATTGGGGTAGCCAAATCACAATTGTTAATATGACTAGCGCTAAAGCAATAGCAAGTGCACCTTGCCAGCCCAGCACTGCATTGGCTATAGGGTAGCTAATACCAGCCCCGATCCCTGCTGTTAAATTCATAGACATTGTAAAAAACGCCATTAGTAAACCAACATGGTATGGAAATTTTAATTTTAGTAGACCTGGAATAAGGACGTTACCGAATGAAATGGCGACACCGATAATCATTGTACCAAATACGAGTAATCCCGTTGTTCCAAGTGAACGTAGGACAATGCCTCCAGCTAATAAAATGGTTGATAAAAATAGTGTTAATTCAAGACCGAGTTTTCTTGCAACGATGGGTGCAAAAGGGGATACAATTGCGAATGCAAGTAATGGGATTGTTGTAAGAAAGCCTGCAAGTACATTGGATATACCAAGATCTTCACGTATAAAGGATATAATTGGCCCTACAACTGTTAAGGGCATACGTAATGTGGATGCAAGGAAAATTACACCGATGACTAACAGTAGGGTTGTTCCCTTCCAGTTAATCTTTTTGCTAGGATAAGTAGATTGTTCGTTCGTTGTCAAAACTAGTACCTCCCTGATAGAACAATTATAATTCGAACCACTATAACACTTTATCACACTATTAAAAATAGTAGAAAATTCATAAAATACGGAACATTAATCGTTTTATTGAAATGTCTATGGTCGTATGTTAAACTAAGACACATCATAAATTTAATAATTATATGCCTCATGTTTGTATTGAGGTAGAGGTCGCGGTATTTATGAGTACGCTAATGGAAATGACAAGCATTAAAGATGTTAGCTGAAAGGAAATATCGCCGAAGTGTGAGGGGACTTGAAAACCTCATGCTGGGGCTGTCTCCGAAAGGAACAGAACTGTCACGTTGGACAACGTGTTGCGCTATCATTTTGAAGAAACAGAGGATTTACTTAGCCATCACAACGTTCGTGTGATGGCATTTTTTTGCCTCTTATAAAAGGAAGGAAGCTTTAACGTGAGTGAGATAAAAGTTAATCAGCTCGGCCATAAAGCACCGAAGCTGAAAAAAGAATTAAAAAGTCGTCATATTACGATGATTTCATTAGGCGGTACTATTGGGACTGGGCTATTTTTAGCAAGTGGTGGCGCTATTGCACAGGCTGGACCAGGTGGTGCACTACTTGCTTACGCATTAATCGGTATAATGGTGTACTTTTTAATGACTAGCTTGGGCGAAATGGCAGCTTATATGCCGTCATCGGGTTCATTTAGTACGTATGCAACAAAATTCGTAGATCCTGCTCTTGGCTTTGCCCTTGGTTGGAACTACTGGTATAACTGGGCGATCACAATTGCAGCAGAAATTGCAGCTGTTTCGCTTATTATGAAGTATTGGTTTCCTGATAGCTCCTCTGCATTATGGACAGTAGTATTTATTATGATTGTACTAACATTCAATTTACTATCTGTTAGAAGCTATGGTGAAAGTGAATATTGGTTTGCCATGATAAAAGTGGCGACTGTTATTGTTTTTATTATTGTCAGCCTATTGATGATTTTTGGTATTTTAGGAGGGCAAGCACCGGTTGGTTTCACGAATTTCTTTATAAGTGATGGTCCATTCCATGGTGGCTTCCTTGCAACATTCGGTATATTTTTAGCAGCTGGTTTCTCGTTCCAAGGAACAGAGTTATTAGGTATTACTGCTGGCGAAACGGATGACCCTGGAAAGAACATTCCAAAGGCTGTAAAATCCGTCTTCTGGCGTATTATTTTATTTTACATTTTAGCGATTGCGGCGATTGGGATGTTGATTCCATTTACGGATGCGCGCTTATTATCTGAAGATATTGCGGTATCTCCATTTACATTAGTATTCGATCGCTTAGGCATTGCTTTTGCTGCCTCATTAATGAATGCTATTATTTTAACTGCAATGTTGTCTGCAGGTAACTCTGGTTTATATGCATCATCACGTATGTTATGGCAATTAGCGGTAGATGGACATGCACCTAAAATTTTCACAAAATTAAGCCGTCGCGGCATTCCAATTTATGCATTACTGCTTACATTGGCAGTAGGCTGTCTAGCATTTTTAGCATCATTTTTTGGTGATGGCGTTGTCTATATGTGGCTTCTAAACGCTTCTGGGATGTCAGGCTTCATTGCATGGCTTGGTATTGCCTTTAGTCATTATCGCTTCCGCCGAGCGTTTGAAGCACAAGGGTTGGATTCAAAATTACTACCATATAAAGCAAAGCTATATCCATTTGGTCCGCTCTTTGCTTTCACCGTATGTATGATTGTAGTCATTGGTCAAAACTATACAGCATTCACTGGTGATTCAATTGACTGGTATGGCGTTCTTGTTTCATATATTGGTATCCCACTCTTTGTTATATTGTGGCTAGGCTATAAAATAAAACATAAAACAAAAATGATTCCACTACAAAAATGTGATTTAAAAGTGGAAAAATAATAATGAGAACTGTCCTAAATGTTAGGGCAGTTTTTATTTTTGTTGAACGCATCTGTCAGCCAATGAACCCCGCAGGAACGGATAATTGTCATAGTAAAAAGTGTTAAAGTGACGCAGTCACTTTAACACTTTTTCGTTTAGTTCAGCCTTATTTTATTAAGCAAATAGCGTTTCCCATAATAGGTAGATATTTAACGCTACGACGATGACAACGACACACCAGCCAAGAATTGTTGTGATACGGTGATTGACGAGGCTACCCATAATGTCCTTTTTACTTGTGAACATCACAAGCGGGATAAGCGCAAAGGCAATACCGAATGACAGGATTACTTGGCTTAACACAAGCGCATAGGTTGCATTGACGCCAGATGCAATAATGACCAGTGGTGGAATCATTGTAATGGCTCTGCGCAAATAGAGAGGAATTCT
This DNA window, taken from Lysinibacillus sp. FSL M8-0337, encodes the following:
- a CDS encoding nitric oxide synthase oxygenase encodes the protein MNLQEIQRFLALYQLEQNESEQWLTNRLQQVVTEGAYTPTTEELTFGARVAWRNSNKCIGRLFWQSLHVEDAREVLDEHAIFEKLLHHIQYATNGGKIRPTITVFASDRVKIWNHQLIRYAGYETEAGIIGDPHSVAFTKVCESLGWQGARTPFDVLPLVIQVDGRKPQWFPIPSGDVLEVAIRHPEHPKVGELGMKWYAVPIISSMRFQMAGIDFQAAPFNGWYMGTEIGARNLADHDRYDMLPKIAEIFNLDTTKQASLWRDRALVELNIAVLHSFKEDGVSIVDHHTAAQQFKLFEEAEHKAGRDLTGNWTWLIPPLSPATTHIFHKPYVNVYHTPNYFYQKPPY
- a CDS encoding MFS transporter, coding for MTTNEQSTYPSKKINWKGTTLLLVIGVIFLASTLRMPLTVVGPIISFIREDLGISNVLAGFLTTIPLLAFAIVSPFAPIVARKLGLELTLFLSTILLAGGIVLRSLGTTGLLVFGTMIIGVAISFGNVLIPGLLKLKFPYHVGLLMAFFTMSMNLTAGIGAGISYPIANAVLGWQGALAIALALVILTIVIWLPQLKFNKPESTVISTKARIPLWKSPVTWAVTGAMGLQSLLFYTTAAWIPEIYIAQGVAADRAGWMFSIMQISQVPMALVVPIIASKMTSQRPLVLMFTAFYIIGFTGVVMEWTSFAVLWMILLGLAGGASFALAMMFFTLRTRTAFEAADLSGFAQSLGYLLAAVGPILFGYLHDLFGGWNIAGWLFVAVTALLFFCSFRASKNEYIN
- a CDS encoding amino acid permease, translated to MSEIKVNQLGHKAPKLKKELKSRHITMISLGGTIGTGLFLASGGAIAQAGPGGALLAYALIGIMVYFLMTSLGEMAAYMPSSGSFSTYATKFVDPALGFALGWNYWYNWAITIAAEIAAVSLIMKYWFPDSSSALWTVVFIMIVLTFNLLSVRSYGESEYWFAMIKVATVIVFIIVSLLMIFGILGGQAPVGFTNFFISDGPFHGGFLATFGIFLAAGFSFQGTELLGITAGETDDPGKNIPKAVKSVFWRIILFYILAIAAIGMLIPFTDARLLSEDIAVSPFTLVFDRLGIAFAASLMNAIILTAMLSAGNSGLYASSRMLWQLAVDGHAPKIFTKLSRRGIPIYALLLTLAVGCLAFLASFFGDGVVYMWLLNASGMSGFIAWLGIAFSHYRFRRAFEAQGLDSKLLPYKAKLYPFGPLFAFTVCMIVVIGQNYTAFTGDSIDWYGVLVSYIGIPLFVILWLGYKIKHKTKMIPLQKCDLKVEK